The uncultured Carboxylicivirga sp. genomic interval CCAATCCATCCATAATCCATAACAGGAGTGGTTGCAAAAGCATTGTTGGATCGTATTAACGAAGTGCTGCCTATGATTACAAAATCAGGATCATCGGGTTTAACAGCTAGTGTCATATTATAAGCCCCCTGACTACCCAATGCTCCATAGCTTGGTAATTTTGAACTGCGGTTAGTTAGATAAGAGTTGCCAACAATTGATTGATCAATGTGTATTACATGAAAGTAAGGAGTTGCTCCGCTAACAGTATATACATAAGCCAACGTTGGATCAGATGGAGCAATTTGAATAACACTTCGGTCAAAAACGGTAGGAAACCCATTGGGATCGCTGGCTTCCATCTCAATTTTAGTAAATGTTGATGTACCTGCAGGGCGATAATAAATGCCGGGTGTATTTTCTTTACTGCTATTAGCTCCTGCTTGCGATAAACAGGCAATCATATTACCATTACTATCAATATCAAAATCGGAGTAGTAATGATCGTTAATGCCTCCAAATACAGTTTCTAAGCTATAGATGCCATTGCTCTCAATTACCTTAAGTATTCCATAATTATGGCAGGCTATATAAATGGTTCCATCCGTTGGATCAACCAATATTTTCGATGAATAATCTAAAGCCAGGTTATATGCATACGGATTTGAATCATCAATAATGGCTTGCCAGCTAACGCCATTATCTGTCGATCGATGTAATCCTGATCCTGTGTAGTAGGCTCCTTGTGTATCTACTGAGTTGCCTGTGAATTCGCCACCCACATAATACCAGGTGTTTTGATGTCCAACTCTGGTATCCTGACAAATAGAATTCACAGCAAATGATTCTGCTTGTGTTGAACGCAATGTCCAGCTTTGTCCTTTGTCACTTGATGTCCAGATTCCGCCCGATACGCCCCCAGCAATAATATGATTGCTATTGGTTATATCAATTGCCAAAGCTCGGGTTCTTCCGCCAACATCATTAGGACCAGCTTCGGTCCAGGTATATTGATTTGCTAATGTATTTTTTAATTGTACCGCTTTTAATTGATCAAAAAGCTGGGCTTCTTTTGTTCGAATACCTTTGGGTATAATATTGGTTTGAGGATCACGCAGAGCTTTAAAAAAGAAATCATCACGTCCAATAGAAGTGGCCTGGCTAGCTTTAGGAGAGTAGCTCGATCGGGTTTTGGTAGCTGGAAATCCTTCAGTTTTATTATTTTTATATAAGATAGAGAATGTACTAACGGCCATTGTACATACTACTGCTATGATAATATAGGTATGATTATTTTTTTTCATGATTGACATGTTGAGTTAGTTCTTTATTTCAATACTCCAGATAGTGTTGCTTTGATTAGGGTGTTGACAACTTAAAGTCGCTTTCGTTATGGTTCCATCAATTGTATATTCTTTGTGATCGGACGAAAGAAGTAGTTGTTGACCTTGCAACACTATGGGGGCTTGTCTTCCTCTTTTGATTACTTTACTAATTACAAAATAATACGAGTCGTTCCTTTGAACAATTATACCTTCTGCTAGTATCGAATTTATTTCGATAGTTTGATCAGGTAATGGCGCCGATCGTATATCTTCAGATGGGGAGTTATCAATGTTCTTTTCATGTATTGAGCATGAAAAAAACATGAGAGCAGTTAGAGTTATACTCTGAATAAAAATCTTTTTCCTCATTTATAGTATTTGTTGCTTTCCAAGTAAAAGATAAGGTATTGTTTTAAAAAACTCAATACAAAAATATAGGATCAAAAGTAATTGGATAAAAAAAGACACCTGCGATGAGGTGCCTGTACAGTTTAATTAATATGATAGAGTATTAGAAACAAAGGTAGTCGTGAAGCATAAAGTTGTGGTGTATCATTGTTGCTAATGAGTGGACGTTTGTGTAATGTTGAAATTAAATGTTTGTATTATTTGGAGTTAGATACTAAAAGAAATAATTAGATAGTAAACCTGTATAAGTTGCTTTTTTAGATCTGCAAAAGTCTTTTTGTATGAGCTGGTCTATAATGAGTTGGTAAGTTCTGATTATTATGTTGTGTTATTAATGTGTGTTTTAAGCACTATAGTATAGCTAAATTAATTAAGTGTTGTTCAGGTTTATATCAATATTAAATGAATGTATCTATTGTAAACATTGGCTTTTGTGAAGATGTTGTGCAACCTATAATATTTGTTTAATTGCTTTATTATCACTAATACTCACTTACCGTTTTTGAAAAATGTTAAATAGTTATAAAACATTATGTATGATTTAATGTCTTAGCCTTTGTTTAGATGTTAAAAATGCTGAACGAATTACAATGTAAATGCGATTTTAGTTTGAAAGTGTAGATAACTGATTTATTATTTGAATAAGTATGCGATGTGTGATAGTAGCTTTGTTAATAGCTGTTTGTAGTGGGGGTAGGAGTGTAGGTGTAATTCTTCTATCAACAATTATCCACCAAATAAAAATATAATTGAACCCTACTCATTTGCTGAGAAAGTACTTTTGAAATTAACATTTAGAAACATAAAAGGGATAAATACAAAAAAAGCTTAAAAAGAATAAGTCAAGTGTAAACAGTCTCTTTTTAACACATAGTAAAAGAGTGTTAATAAGTAGATGTTCTGTTTTTATTTCTAATGGTTATATGAAAAAAATGAAGATTAAATGAATACCTAGCCATTATTGGTTATGTATTCCCTAACTATTAAAAGCATTGATATTTAATGTTAATTAAATCTATGAAAATGAAAATTAAAAACAAACTGATGAGGCGCGCTTTTAGCGCGGTAGTCTTTGTAGCGATTTTTGCTGCATTGGGCATCGTTGGGTGTGAAGAGTCTGATGCATATAAAATTAATGCACCTCTGGACCTTCAAGACAGGATTGATTCAATTGCTGCGTCGAAGGATAGAGGAGACACGGGTGATACGACTTACATAGACATTATTACTTCAAATGTTGGAGCCGAGGATTTTAGTTCAGGATGGTGGTCGGAATTCTCTGACTATTTCGCTGTACCAAGTAATGAGCTATTGAATTTAGAATTTATTAATAATTCAGCTGGTACAGATAATTATAAAAACTGGGTGCTTGTAGTTTCAAACGAAGCCGGTGATCGTGATGCTGAGAATTATGCAGAATATTTTGTTCTTCGTTCAGATGCATTCGGTTGGGGTAATGGTGATTATGATGGAGGTTTAATTTCTCATAATTTCCCTGATTTAGATGGAGACGGTGACATCTGGAATGATTTCCGCCAAATAAGTAATGGAGCTACAGTTACTTTAGAAATTGACCATTCTGTTTCTGGTTATGCCTTTGTAACAGCCACAACTGTTGGCTTAGATGGTACAGAAATGGTAATGACATATAATCAGCCAGTTTCTGCAAGTGCCGATTTAAACGTTTTCTTGGTGGCTGAAGGATGTTATCTTAATATGAAAGAAGCATATACGATACCATCTAAAATTACTATTGTTGAGGATGTAAATCCTGCTTCTATTTCTGTGTCAGGTACTCCAGTTGCTCTTGAGCAGTCTGATGATTTAACGATAGGTGATTTCTGGGGCGATGGTGTTGCTACTGTTATTTATGAAGATGGATCTTCAGCAGTGGTTGATACAGCAGATGTTACTTTTAATGTTATTCCTGATATGACAGAGCTTGGAGAAAAAACGGTCGTTATTTCTTATAGCAAAACAAAACAAGGTAATTATGGACCATCTGTGTCAACTGCGTATAAGGTTGAAGTTACTAATCCGGTTACTTCATTAGAAATTACTACAGCACCGCAAACAACTACATATGCCTTTTGGGGAACAGAATCACCAGCATTTGATCCAACCGGTTTAGTAGTAACAGCTACCTATTCTGATGGTACAACAGGAGTTCTTGAAAATTCAACTCTTCAATATGAAATTCCTCTTGTTGCTGGAGCGCAAGATGCAGTTATCTCATATGTTGGGGCTACATCAACCGTTTCTACTACTGTGCCTGTAACGGTAATTGAAGGTATAGATCAAGTAGGTGCAACAGATTTCTCTACTGGTTGGTGGACCGAATTCTCGGATGATTATAATGTTCCATCGGGAACTAATAAGACTTTAAGAGTGTATTGTTATTCTGATAATGCAGAAAATTATCATAGTCCATGTACAATCCTTCGTAAAGCTGATGCGACTGAAAATGCTGTTGTTCGAATGGATAATTTCGGATGGGGTGATGGTTATAATGCGGATGGTCTTACATCTGATTGGAATTGGGACATCTTTACATCTAGTATAAATGGTTCTCAAATAGATATCACAGTTACAAACCATGGTGACAACACTGCTACTATACGTTATGATGTTACTTATTCTAGCGGAGAAAAGCATTTCCAACAGTATGAAGGTATTACGGTAGATAGTGCAGATTTAAATTGTGCACTGGTAATTGAAGGAGCTTACGTTGTAATTGTAGAATAATCAATCAGATAAAAAGTTATAAACTATGAAATATATATATATAATCCTGTTGGCATTGTTGGTGTTTGTACCATCAACATATGCAGAAAGGAACGGCATTTCAGACCGAGTTTCGATGGTCCAACAAGGTGATATTACCGTTTTTGGTAAAGTTATTGACGAAACAGGTGCTCCAGTTCCAGGGGCAACTGTTCAGGAAAAAGGCACAACCAATGGTATTATTACTGATATTGATGGTAACTACTCTCTTAAAGTTAGTTCTGATGCAACCTTAGTTGTTTCATTTATCGGATATAAATCAGTAGAATTAGCTGTGGAAGGTAAAACTCAGCTTGGTACCATTCAATTGGTTTCTGATGTAAAAGAAATTGATCAGGTTGTTGTAATTGGTTATGGTACACAAAAGAAAGCTGACCTTACCGGTTCAGTTGCCATTGTTGATGCCGAAGAGATGAAGAAAACATCGAATTCTAACATGTCAACAATGTTGCAAGGTAAAGCCTCAGGTGTTCAAATTACATCTGATGGACAGCCGGGTGCCGACCCTGTTGTGCGTATACGTGGTATTGGTTCATTTGGTAATACAAACCCACTATACGTTGTTGATGGTGTACCAATGGGAACTACTATTCGGGATTTTTCACCAAATGATATTGCGTCTGTTCAGGTGTTGAAAGATGCCTCTGCTGCTGCTATTTACGGTTCGCGTGCTGGTAATGGTGTGATTATTATCACAACCAAACAAGGAAAGAAAAATTCACCAATGAAAATTGACTATAGTGGTTACTATGGTATAGATCAGGTTCAAAAAGGGGTGTATGATGTTATGGATGCTACTCAGTACAAGGATTACATTACCATGGCATATGGCAATAGTGAAATGGATGTTCCTGGAGGATATAATCCGAATAACTTTAGTGACGAGGAAAGTTATAATGTTCTATTTAAATCCGATGGTACACCATGGGTAGATACTGATTGGTTTGATGAGGTGTTTAAAACCGGAATTCGTCAAAATCATAACATCAACCTTTCTGGAGGTGGCGAATTTAATACTTACAATATTGGACTTGATTACTTTAGTCAGGAAGGAACAATGGAAGGTGCCGGGCCAAACTTCGATCGTTACACTGCACGTATTAATAATACGATGGATGTTAAGTTCATGAAAATCAAAACTAGTATTGTTTATAGTCATAGCGATCAGGACAATATGGCGCTTAGTAATGCGAATGAGTATGTGCAAGGTTTATATGGTGGACAATACCCTGTAATGGCTTCAGCACTTCTTCTACCATCTACTATTAAGGCTTATGATGAATCAACCTGGGTATTAGATGATAGAATCCCTGCTGCAACAAGATGGAGATACGATTCATATGGTTATGGTACATACTATGACGATGTTCATGGAGACTTACGTATGACCAATGTGTTAATGACTAATAATTTGTTAGAAAGAAATGTGAAGGTTGACCGTATTGTTGGTTCAGCATCTACAAATGTTGATATCTTTGATATGCTTGGGATTAGTGCAAATAACCAAAAGCTTTCTTACAATCTTAATCTGGCGTATAGTAAAACCATTGTTAAGAACTATACCTTTGTTCCTGCATTTATTCAAAGTACAATAAACTACCTACCAAAGGAGAGTGAAGTGCTTAATCAACGGTATGGTTATAGAAGTGATGCTCTTGTTGAAAACACATTAAACTATAATGCTTCTTTCGGACGTCATAATATTGATGCTGTTGTTGGTCAAACATACCAAACTGTATATAATCATTCATTAACAGGTACAGGTAATAACTTGTCTGAGCCCTATTACTTGCAACTAAACAATGCTGCTGAGAGAAATTCATTTAGTGATGAAAGCGATTGGAGAATGTCATCTTATATTGGTCGTTTAAACTATAATTACGATGGTAAGTATTTGCTTTCTGCAACAGCACGTCGCGATGGAGCAAGTGCTTTGACTGCTGGGGATACTCGTTTCGAAATTTATCCATCAATCTCTGCTGGATGGCGTATCGAACGTGAAAACTTTTTTAATGTTGATGAGTCTTTAGTTAATTTGTTAAAAATTCGTGCCAGTTACGGAGAACTCGGAAATATCGAACGCCTGGGCCCATACGATTACATGGCTACTATGAGGAGAGGTGATTATACTTATAGTTTTAATAATAATAAAGTTACCGGATCTGGAGTTTCAGACTTTGTGAACGAATTTATCAGATGGGAAAAGAAGAAAACTATTGATTTTGGGTTTGATTTAGCAATGCTTAATAATCAGTTAGAATTTAATTTTGATTGGTATAAAGCAAAATCAGAAGACGTAATTTACGGTGTAACAATACCTGAGAATGCTGGATTTACCAATACGTCTATAAATATGAATGCAGCAACAATGGAAAATTCAGGTCTTGAATTTTTACTAACTTATCGAAACTATAACCATGCTGTTAAATGGGAAGTATCAGCTAATTTATCAACCCTTTCAAATAAAGTAACAAGTTTAGGTGTTGCCAATGAGCCACAAAATAATGGAATTTGTCGAACAGAGGTAGGACGTGAAGTTGGTTCTTTTTATGGTTATGTGATGGCAGATGATGTAATGAATGAAGATGGTACTTACGCTATTAAAAATGGTATTGCTCAAACGCAGGCAGCTATTGATAATTATACTGATTCAGATGGTAATTTGATTTCTCAGCCAGGAGCAAAACCGGGTGATATTCTATATAAAGATCTTGATGGAGATGGTACAATCGGAGCAACAGATCGTCAGTTTTTAGCTAGTGGTTTACCTGATGTTAACTTCGGTTTAAATGCCCGTGTTGAATGGAATGGTTTTGACTTAAGTGTATTTACATTTGGGGCTGCAGGTTTTAAAGCAGTAGATTTTGTTGATATGGAATTGCATAATTCTTATGGTGCAACTAATAAATCTGTTGATCTTTTAAACGCTTGGACACCAACAAATACAAATACTGCTGTTCCACGTGTTCAATATAAATCAGATAATTCTACCAATAATTATTTTAGCGATAGATACATACAAGATGCATCTTATTTGAGAATTGCAAACATACAATTAGGATATAACTTCAAAGACGAATGGTTCAAAGGAACAATTAGTGGAGTTCGTATGTATGTATCAGCTCAAAACTTGGCTACAATTTCAAAATATAAGGGTTATAATGTAGACTTTGCCGGTGGTACATTTACTCCGGGATATAATTATGCTTCGTATCCAACACCTCGATCATTTATGGTTGGATTAAACATGACATTCTAAATTTATAATCTTAAAAAAGAGAATCACTATGAAACGTTTAAATATATTTCTGGTAATATTTGCACTAATTGCAGGCTTTACAGCTTGTGATGATAAGCTTGATGTTTCCGATCCAAACAGTCAGACAACTTATGATTTTGGAGATACAGAGTCAGAGCTTCAAGAAGCAGTTATTGCCTGTTATAATCGTATAAGATTAGAAGGTACTTTTGCCCGTGTTGGTTATACTATTGATGCAGTACGTGGCGATGAAGTATGGAACTCTTCTCAACAATGGTATATCGATGCCGATAATTTGAATCATACATCAGGTTACTTTATGGCACAGTGGCCATGGCGTGATAACTATCATGTTGTAAACCGTGCTAACTTTGTTTTGTCAAAAGTTGATGGTGTAGATATGTCGGAAGATTCATACAACGAGATTAAAGGTCAGGCACTCTTCTTAAGATCTCTAGCTTATTATAATCTGGCAACAATCTATCAGGATGTTCCATTGACAATTAATTATTCTGATTATTCTGATTTAAGTAAATTGTATGCAAGTACTGCATCGCAAGATTCTGTTCTTGATCAGGTAGAGCTTGATCTTACTGAAGCTATGAGAATTTTGCCTTCTCGCGATAAAGGTGGAGAATGGTCGTCAGGTCGTGCAACAAGTGGAGCAGCTGCCGGTTATTTGGCTCGTACATTAATGTTTCGTCAGAAATATTCAGCAGCTTATGATGTACTTAAAGACATAATTGCAGGAGATTATGGAACTTATAAGTTAATGGATGATTTTGGAGCTAACTTTAAAGAAGATACTGAAAATAATGCAGAGAGTATCTTTGAAGTTCAATATATGGACCTAGGTACAGGAGGAACTGATGAAGAGTGGACTCCTGTTAATATTAGTTCTGAAGCCACACAAGGGCATGCTGTTGAAAGTAATTATGCTCCACAGGATTTAGGTAGCTGGGGTGACCTGGCTGGAGCTAACTGGTTGTATAATTTGTATAAAAAAGAAAATTGTACAGATGGTTTCCTAGATCCTCGCTTATACTGGACTTTAGTTACTTATGAGCAAGAATACGATGTTGTAACAGATATTCCAACAGCAGCATATCCAAATGGCGATCCTCGTCGCAATTTAGCTTATAAAAAAGAACTTGGAGCATCAGACTGGATGTTTAACTTCCGCTCAAATACCTCGCAAGGGGGTATTGCTATTGCAAAATGGACATATGCAAGAACTGATTTAGCCGATGAAGTGATCGTGGGATTAAGAAGTGGTATTAACATTCGTTTAATGCGTTATAGCGACGTTTTATTACGTGCTGCAGAATGTGAAAATGAATTGAATGGCCCTACGCAAATTGCAATCGATTATATCAACGAAGTACGTCGCCGTGTTGCTCTTCCTGATCTTCAACTTTCTGATTTTCCAACTGCTGATGCTCTTTTCGAGCAAATTGCTAACGTGGAGCGTCCTAAAGAATTCGGTTGTGAAAACGGACGGGGTACAGACTTGCTTCGCTGGGGATTCTTTTATGATGCTGGTAGAATGCAGCAAATTAAAGAACATGCTTATTATTCGTTAGCAAAAATTGCAGATCCTGAAGATCCAGAAAACGAAATTGCTTATGTAAATACCGATGATCTTACGTCGGCTACTGCAACGGCATCATCGTATGATAGTTATATTAAAGGGCATGAATATTTCCCTGTTTGGCAAAATCATCTTGATGTGAATCCAAATCTAACAGGTAACTCTGCAAACTTTAATGTAGACAATAGTGGTAAATTCTTTGAAAAAGGGTATAAAGTTCGCCCTGTTTATAATTTTGAATAACACTTGGTAATTTTAATACAAAAACCGCGATAGTTTATCTTTCGCGGTTTTTTATTGCTTTATTTTTAAATAAATATATAACCATCTTCATATGTTCCATAAAATGTAGCTGCTTTATGGAAATGAAGGTTTATAAGAGCAAAACATCTTTACATTTGATTCTTTAATATCAAACTTTAGGTGTTGTTATAGCGAATGATTATGTAGGGGTATCAATTTTTCTACACGAAATAAGATATAGTCCACCTTTATAGTTTATTTATTAGTTTATTTTGAAAATAGTAATCATTTAAGTTTAAAGTAATATGAAGAAGTTTATATGGGGGCTGAGTGCGTTGATGATGTTTGCCTGGATTGGATGTTCTGATAAAGGATCTGATCCAACACCAGGGCCAGAACCTGATCCTGATCCAGATTATGTAATTCCTGATTATGCTGATGATTATTCAGCCATATCATCATGGGAGTATAGAGGTCAGTGGAATTTAGCAAATGTTCATGATCCATCAGTGGCGTATTATAATGGATATTACTATATGTACCTTACTGATGCGTCGTACGGTAATGCACATGAAGGACATGGGCACTTTCAAGGTAAAAGGTCTAAAGATTTGGTTAATTGGAATTGGGTAGGAGGTCCATTTTATAATCCTCCAACTTGGGTAGCTGACTCTTTAAATGCTATTCGTGTGCGAATGGATCTTGCACCAATTGCTGAGGCTGATATTCAATATGGTTACTGGGCGCCAGTAGTGCGTAAGGTCAATGTAGGTGGGAAAGAGATTTTACGTATGTATTATAGTGTCATCATCGACAATTATATAAAAACAGGAAATCCGACTTCTGCCAATTTTGATGGTAGTTGGACTGA includes:
- a CDS encoding TonB-dependent receptor, which encodes MKYIYIILLALLVFVPSTYAERNGISDRVSMVQQGDITVFGKVIDETGAPVPGATVQEKGTTNGIITDIDGNYSLKVSSDATLVVSFIGYKSVELAVEGKTQLGTIQLVSDVKEIDQVVVIGYGTQKKADLTGSVAIVDAEEMKKTSNSNMSTMLQGKASGVQITSDGQPGADPVVRIRGIGSFGNTNPLYVVDGVPMGTTIRDFSPNDIASVQVLKDASAAAIYGSRAGNGVIIITTKQGKKNSPMKIDYSGYYGIDQVQKGVYDVMDATQYKDYITMAYGNSEMDVPGGYNPNNFSDEESYNVLFKSDGTPWVDTDWFDEVFKTGIRQNHNINLSGGGEFNTYNIGLDYFSQEGTMEGAGPNFDRYTARINNTMDVKFMKIKTSIVYSHSDQDNMALSNANEYVQGLYGGQYPVMASALLLPSTIKAYDESTWVLDDRIPAATRWRYDSYGYGTYYDDVHGDLRMTNVLMTNNLLERNVKVDRIVGSASTNVDIFDMLGISANNQKLSYNLNLAYSKTIVKNYTFVPAFIQSTINYLPKESEVLNQRYGYRSDALVENTLNYNASFGRHNIDAVVGQTYQTVYNHSLTGTGNNLSEPYYLQLNNAAERNSFSDESDWRMSSYIGRLNYNYDGKYLLSATARRDGASALTAGDTRFEIYPSISAGWRIERENFFNVDESLVNLLKIRASYGELGNIERLGPYDYMATMRRGDYTYSFNNNKVTGSGVSDFVNEFIRWEKKKTIDFGFDLAMLNNQLEFNFDWYKAKSEDVIYGVTIPENAGFTNTSINMNAATMENSGLEFLLTYRNYNHAVKWEVSANLSTLSNKVTSLGVANEPQNNGICRTEVGREVGSFYGYVMADDVMNEDGTYAIKNGIAQTQAAIDNYTDSDGNLISQPGAKPGDILYKDLDGDGTIGATDRQFLASGLPDVNFGLNARVEWNGFDLSVFTFGAAGFKAVDFVDMELHNSYGATNKSVDLLNAWTPTNTNTAVPRVQYKSDNSTNNYFSDRYIQDASYLRIANIQLGYNFKDEWFKGTISGVRMYVSAQNLATISKYKGYNVDFAGGTFTPGYNYASYPTPRSFMVGLNMTF
- a CDS encoding RagB/SusD family nutrient uptake outer membrane protein, with translation MKRLNIFLVIFALIAGFTACDDKLDVSDPNSQTTYDFGDTESELQEAVIACYNRIRLEGTFARVGYTIDAVRGDEVWNSSQQWYIDADNLNHTSGYFMAQWPWRDNYHVVNRANFVLSKVDGVDMSEDSYNEIKGQALFLRSLAYYNLATIYQDVPLTINYSDYSDLSKLYASTASQDSVLDQVELDLTEAMRILPSRDKGGEWSSGRATSGAAAGYLARTLMFRQKYSAAYDVLKDIIAGDYGTYKLMDDFGANFKEDTENNAESIFEVQYMDLGTGGTDEEWTPVNISSEATQGHAVESNYAPQDLGSWGDLAGANWLYNLYKKENCTDGFLDPRLYWTLVTYEQEYDVVTDIPTAAYPNGDPRRNLAYKKELGASDWMFNFRSNTSQGGIAIAKWTYARTDLADEVIVGLRSGINIRLMRYSDVLLRAAECENELNGPTQIAIDYINEVRRRVALPDLQLSDFPTADALFEQIANVERPKEFGCENGRGTDLLRWGFFYDAGRMQQIKEHAYYSLAKIADPEDPENEIAYVNTDDLTSATATASSYDSYIKGHEYFPVWQNHLDVNPNLTGNSANFNVDNSGKFFEKGYKVRPVYNFE